A region from the Pelobates fuscus isolate aPelFus1 chromosome 1, aPelFus1.pri, whole genome shotgun sequence genome encodes:
- the LOC134603217 gene encoding transmembrane and death domain protein 1-like produces the protein MDLYIVLVALFPLWNCVVCEDTAADDIGPHMVIRIAELLSPEECQDFISRINRPEDDLVKKVSNLSPKRRRRREIVTKEQCLATLQKWFDEKGESVYWDRISTILYQVGRPDVSKELGRNLNQDKILEIEKNADEYKQKMLDSSLLLPNEEFSEIDARQRDVFNFEDMDWDLIIERKPRPPYQRALTEWCWYMLYGVIIGFLGGAVMVVMIYLLLFRVLKIDGRERDFYKIV, from the exons ATGGATTTGTACATTGTACTGGTAGCGCTGTTTCCTTTATGGAATTGTGTTGTATGTGAAGATACAG cTGCCGATGACATTGGCCCTCACATGGTGATAAGGATAGCTGAACTCCTTAGCCCTGAGGAATGCCAAGATTTCATCAGCAGAATCAATAGACCTGAAGACGATCTGGTTAAGAAAGTCTCAAACCTGTCTCCAAAACGACGCAGGCGCAGAGAGATTG TGACCAAGGAGCAATGTTTGGCAACATTACAGAAATGGTTTGATGAAAAAGGGGAATCAGTCTATTGGGATCGGATCTCTACTATTTTATATCAAGTGGGACGACCTGATGTTTCTAAAG AACTTGGAAGAAATCTCAATCAGGACAAAATTCTGGAGATTGAGAAGAACGCTGATGAATATAAGCAAAAAATGCTGGATTCATCTCTGCTTCTTCCGAATGAAGAATTTTCTGAAATCGATGCCAGGCAGAGAGATG TTTTCAACTTTGAGGATATGGATTGGGATCTCATTATTGAAAGAAAGCCACGCCCACCTTACCAGCGAGCGCTTACCGAGTGGTGCTGGTACATGTTATATGGTGTTATTATTGGATTCCTGGGAGGAGCTGTAATGGTGGTCATGATCTATCTATTGCTCTTCAGGGTTTTAAAGATTGATGGAAGAGAGAGAGATTTTTACAAGATTGTCTGA